The region CAACATCGACTTTGCGGCGGTGCTCGAGCGCCATATCGAACGCGGCTGCGATGTGACGCAAATTTGCCATCGCGGCGGGCCGCTGAAGATGTATGTGTTGGAGACGTCTCTTCTGCTTGATTTGATTGCCGGCTACAAAGACCGCGGCTATCGAAGCATCGTCGATGTCATCCATGACGACCGCCATTCGCTGTCTATTTGCGATTATGAATATAGCGGGTATGCGGCTGCCATCGACTCGCTCGCCCGCTATTTCCAGGCGAGCATGGAGCTTCTTGACCGCAGCGTTTGGGAGCAGCTTTTCCTTCCATCGCGTCCGATTTATACGAAAGTGAAAGACGAGACGCCGACGAAATACGGGCGGGAAGGGAATGTGAAGCGCTCGATGATCGCCAACGGCTGCGTCATTGAAGGAACGGTGGAAAACAGCGTCCTGTTTCGTTCCGTGAAAATCGGCAAAGGAGCCGTTGTAAAAAACAGCATCATTATGCAAAAATGCCAAATCGGCGATGGTTGTGTGCTTGATGGCGTCATCGTCGACAAAGACGCGAAAATCGAACCGGGGGTCGTTTTACAAGGGACGGCGGAGCGGCCGTTTGTCGTTCGCAAAGGAACGGTGCAAGGGGAGGTCGCGCATCGATGAACGCACTGTTTGCCGTATCAGAATGCGCTCCGTTTGCCAAATCGGGAGGATTGGCCGACGTCGCCGGCGCGCTGCCGAAAGAGCTGCGCCGGCTCGGCGTCGATGTCCGCGTCATGTTGCCCAAGTATGAAACGATCGCCCCGAAGTGGAAAGAACGAATGGACAAAGCGGCGGAGCTCGTCGTGCCGGTCGGGTGGCGCCGCCAGTATTGCGGCGTCGAGAAGCTCGAGCATGACGGGGTCGTCTATTACTTGATCGACAACGAATATTATTTTAAACGGCCGCAGCTTTATGGCCATTATGACGATGGCGAGCGGTTCGCTTATTTTTGCCGGGCGGTGCTGGACGCGCTTCCGGCGATTTCATTTCAGCCCGACATCATTCATTGCCATGACTGGCACACCGGCATGATTCCGTTTTTCTTGCGCGAGCAATACCGGCA is a window of Geobacillus kaustophilus DNA encoding:
- a CDS encoding sugar phosphate nucleotidyltransferase; this translates as MNNNMMLGVIDATTHMEAMAPLVERRSIAAVPFAGRYRLIDFVLSSMVNSGVESVAIFPKYQYRSLMDHLGSGKNWDLNRKRDGLFFFPSPDLLFSGEHRVGAFAHFEQHIDYFLRSRQKYAVIVNSYTVCNIDFAAVLERHIERGCDVTQICHRGGPLKMYVLETSLLLDLIAGYKDRGYRSIVDVIHDDRHSLSICDYEYSGYAAAIDSLARYFQASMELLDRSVWEQLFLPSRPIYTKVKDETPTKYGREGNVKRSMIANGCVIEGTVENSVLFRSVKIGKGAVVKNSIIMQKCQIGDGCVLDGVIVDKDAKIEPGVVLQGTAERPFVVRKGTVQGEVAHR